aatttctctctgccctatccaacaacaatgacatcaataacaacaacaataataactacaacaacaatgaaaaacaggggcaacaaaagggaaaataaataaatatatatataaaaagaatccAGATATTTAGGCTGAAAGGAGATAATTTTATGAGCAGTTGACTGTTACCTCAGGAATAATGCCATTGAATATCTTGTTTTAGATGAAGAAATCCTACCAATTATCACTTTTCCATCTAGTAATTTAGAGTTGTTCAGTTAGTAGGTAAAATTTTGGCTTCTCAAAGAGCAGAGACCATTTTGAAAGAAGCCTTTTTGACATCGATGGTAAATGCTAAAGGTTTTCTGAAACTTTGAGCTATGTTGTCAAACATTGGAGAGTGATTATAATGGAAGTGTGGCTAGAGACCTGCAGGGCAAGAGAGAAACTCCTGAACTAAAACAGTCTTAAAGtgtgtaaataaaaatgaaaatagctaAACACTAAAATTAAGAGTTTCTGTTTTTGCTCGGCTACCTGTGAACCATGCCTTTGAGAACTGGAGGGTGTGGTGTCACTTTTAAATACACAACCAACCAGAATTGtactatttttattactataCAGTTTGGATTCAGGGCATCAATTATGCACCATCTGACCCAGAACCCCTGAGACACTAAAAGCAGTAGATGTTGAAAACTTTGCCTCAGCACAGTGGTTTGGCAAAACATCCTGCCCTATGCTGGGCTGACCCATCCCTAACTCAGACAATGACAGGAAGTGATCATCTTACAGAatttccagcaccatcataattgTGGGGATTGTGTGTGGTCACCAAAATATGAGCACAGATGATACAAAAACTGTGGGTTTCTTTGGAAATATCCTCTATTCTCGGGTTTACCTCAAGTCCACAGATAATGCTTACTtgaaacattattttcttttttaagttaaacAGAAATAATGAGTTTAAGTTTCTGATTAGTACCTCCCCTATTTTTATAGATCACAGATATTCCTACTcagacatttatatatttatgtacacACTTTACTATTTTTCACGTATTATGCTAACATATTACAGTATAAACAATTCTTTAATAGACGTATGTTATATTTGTATTGGAAGACCCAGAGTTTATAGAGCTTTAGGCAGATCATTAATACAGAAAAATCTCCATAGTTATATGCAGATGGGCTGATTGGAACTAAAGATGAATTTGTAACATAGCTGTTCACAGGGTCCAACAGCATGTACCTACTTCTCAGTTCAATGGTCTAAAATACAATCTATTCTCCCACCTCACAAAGTTTCATTTCCAGAATGAAACTTTCATATTTTCAACTTTCATGGTTTCAACTTACATATTTGTATAGCGCTTCACGATTTGTTTCTTTAGTCCGGTAAGTATTTTAGTGCCTATTTGCTACTCCACaatgaattaatttatattaGTTTAGAAGTTCGTGTTTTAGTCAAGAAAATCTGAGTTAATATataataatttctttcttccttctctctctctctctctctctctctctctcctctttttgcattttgcatccagggttatcactggggctcagtgcctgcactatgaacccattgctcctggccatcatttttgtccattttattggataggacagagagaaattgagagaggatggggagacagagagtgagaaagacagagagatgcctgcagacctgcttcaacactcatgcaggtggggcagtgactcgaaccaggatccttgcacttcatactacatacatttaaccaggtgtgccactgctcagtcccctcttttcctcctttGGTTGTTGCTGAGACTCTACTGCTTATGGTTTACCTTTTCAGGTAgtaacagaaagacagaaatagaaagagaagagtAAGAGACACCAGAGCTACCCTCAATGTTGTAATTCTTCTCTATGGAATACAGATGAATTAAACTTGAGTAATGTGCATGGCCCAGCAGGCTCCTTCCCAGATGAATTATCTTATCAGCCCaatatatagtcattttctaaaatatcagcTTGCATAGAATCTGCTAGATAGACCACAAAACTCTCAGCCTACCTCTAGGCTCACTTATTTCTTTGAAAGGCTATAGAAATGACAGTAGAAATAAGCTTAACATCCTAAACATTTTTCATCAAAGACATTGTTTTCTCCTACTCAAATAATATTTGGTTAGTGTGTGAACTCATAAGAGAcagaaatgttattttttttcttttttctttctttctttcttcctttttttttttttttttttttgcatccagggttattgctgggactcatcgaattcactgctcctggagatcatttttttcccttttgttgcccttgttgttcattgctgttgttagtattattgttgttgttattgctgttgttttttaataggacagagagaaatcgagagagaaagggaaggcagagatggtgagaaagatagacccctgtagacctgctttaccacttgtgaagtaacccctgcaggaggggagctgggcgcttgaaccaggatgcttatgccggtccttgcgctttgtgccaagtgcgcttaacctgttgtgctactgcctggcccctggatgtTATTTCTTTCGTTGGCTTTATCTCTGATGTCACAGAGTGTGGCAAAAGGATCATATTTCTCATTTCATTTATTACTGCCACCCTCATCCAGTGCAACCCCTTGGACTGTGTACTTGGGGATTAAACAAGTGTAGTGATGGAAATTAGAATGAGTAATGGCTAGAATAGACACAGGGAAGAGACTGGTTATCTGGCatgaaggaaaaatgaaagagaggaaaATGAGAAGACATTAAACCTCCAAGACATTAAAATACTTCTCACTGCAGATACTGAGTTCCTTCCAAGGCaagaagagagaaaactagacaagAAGAAGCTTATAAAATAACTGGAACATTCCCACAGAGACAAGATACGCTACTGAAATGTGCTTCTCTCTACAGAGCTTAGCAAATAGCTCAGATGTAACAGTACACTTCATTCACCACATGGCTGGGGAAGGCATAACCATTCAGAGCATAGCAAAGGAAATGCAGGTATAGTGACTCTCCTTCCACCCACTGTTTTTCTTAGTTCCAGGGGACTAATGTTCCCTAATTTGTAGGCATGGTGTGGCCACCCAAGGATGAGCCTAGTAGGTGCTGTCCTGATCCGGACTCAGTCACACAGGCTTCGCACTCTCTAATACTGAAGTCCTTCTACCACCAGTATTTTTTAGGACCCAGAATTCTGAATTGAGTCATCACCATCAAAGCTGACATTTACAGGACTGGGAAATGACAGAATGGTCTGGGGGACATTTCTTTAAATACCTAAGTTCATTAAGGGTGGttgcagaaagagaagaaatcacCCCTACATTACAAAACTAAACCAAACAAAACCTCTGAAAGTAAGGCCAGGAAGAAAGCTCACCTGAATGGTGTACCTGAATTGTCATGTTCCcatcccaggctcaagcctggcctccCACAACACAGAAGAAGCTTTGGTATTATGGAACTTTTCTAGCTCTCTCCTTCTGAAAAAGTTTACCTGAGACAATGaaggtgaaaaaataataataacaaaaaagttaAAACCTCTAAAAATAGATGTTTAGATCTATATTTACTTCTAAAAAGTGGTAAAGCTCATCAATTCATAATGTATACTCTTATATAAAGATACCTTGATTTAATACCTTGAGCTCCTTATAGGAATGAGGCTCATAAATCAGTACATTAATTATGTTTTCCTTTATATGACTTTTGCTATCTATCAATAAACCTCATTTAGGAATTAGCTTTCATCAGATTGAAAgactaaaaaaattatttcctaatATAATTTCAGGTCAAATCCTAATTTAAATTCATGAAGAGACATATGTAGTAAAAAATTGAGTATTAGAATATGTTTTAGTTGGAgttgttaagcgcacgtggggtgAAGCACAAGCAACAGCATaggaatccctgtttgagcccagctccccacctgaagggcagtcgcttcacaggcagtgaagtgaaCTACCTAAGTGTAGTTTTCCCGTATTTCAATCAGCAGGGAATTTCTGTGGTTGTTTGGTATATGTGCACCTATTtatatgtctgcaggtgtctttctctccccttctctgtcttcccttcctctctcgatttctctctgtcctatccaatgacagcaacaataataataactacaacaatgataaaacaacaaggggaacaaaaggggaaaatggtctccaggagcagtggattcatggttcaggcaccaaaccctgacaataaccctggaggcaaaaaaaaaaaaaaaaaaaaaagaatatgtcttaGCAtccctttatttctgttttgCAAAGATTAATTAGAACAATTTTGTGTGTCTTAGCCCAAGCTATTTCTTGAATCAGTTGGCAGTGTCTCAACTCTGTGGGTTTTAGTTTTCCCCTCTTTAAAATATAGACATTGTTCCATGCTATCCTCTTCTCTGCGTAAAACAGTTTTGTGACTCACTATTCTTGCTTTTCCAAATGGCATTGCCAACACATTATCATTATTCACTGCATAACTTGATCTCTGTTACTTGACACTAGCTTCCTTTTAGAGCTGTCCAATCTCACCACGACTCTTTCATCTTAGTACATGACCTGTTCTCATCAGTCTATCCATCCAGGGGGTAGTACTAATTAAGTTGCTTAGACACTTGAGTGCAGTTTTTCCGTATTTCAATCAGCAGGGAATTTCTGTGGTTGTTTAGTATATGTGCACCTATTTATATGTCTGTGAATTCATGTACATTTTTCAGAGCAGCAGTGATTCATCTGAAGAAAATGGTGATGGTGATAGctcagaagaggaggagggggaagaagaggtaAGAAAGACATGCCTGAAGATTTTTCCCCCCACAAAAAAACCAGGTAGTGCAAATAATAAATTGAGAACTAGTTTATTGTAGTCAGGACTCAGTAAATATCCCATTGCCAGTTTACCAAGTGCCCAGAGTATTCTATTTTGAACAAGTGAAATGTTATTTAAATAGGAATCAACTAAAATTATCTGTTTAAAGTACTACTGAAGTTTGGAGCTAATGTTAACTATAATGGTAGGGGAGAACAATGTCTCCATTTTAAGTGAAAGACATCTAAGTTCAGATAGAAAAGAAGGTTATTGTTTATATTTGGGTAAACAGAACATGATGGTTCAAAACAAATACATAATAACCTAAAAACAAGTTCAATCTTTGTTTTAAGCACTGAAGTTATAAAAAATGTTCAGTTTACTAAGTGGGTAAACATGCCAATCTCATGTCTTCTATGTTATTACTGTGACTCATCTCTCTTTCCTGACCCACATGGCAGGGCTGTTCCTTCAAATAGGAATTTTACATGTTGTTTTGTCTAATATAACATCGATACTTTTACAGAAATTTAAGCTCAAGCTGTATTAATATCTTCCTGTGCTACAGATtagtgtggcaaaaaaaaattcatcaaaaGATCGTGGAAAATGCGTTAACATGTTTATAACTGGAAAACTTGCCTAAGAACACATACTAATTAGGTACATTTAGTTGTATAGTCAATTATAGCtattccataactgtgaacccaTCTAAATCCAGGTAATCTTAGATACTATTTATGAATGAACAATGACAATCAAAAATGGATCTGGGACCAATGATAGCCATCTTGAGAACAAACCATTGTGGAGAGTTTAAAATGACAAATCATGCATTTGTTTGAACTATAAAAATGACATTTCCAGTACTACCATTTACTTTAATAGCCTTTCAAGGAAGGTCTTACAAGAATATCAGACcagtgccaagaaaaaaaaaaaaaatcccactaaaTCCCACAAAACTATACCTGAAATGTCACTGAGTTATGTAACCCCAAAACAAAACTTAGAGGCTCAACTAAAGCTATTTGGTGGACAGAGATTACAAAATTGCCCTGTCAGCTAGATTTCCAACCACACTGAATCCTTTGGGCAACAGTTTTTCATTTGTTGTCATGGTGACTGGAGATGAGGAAAGTTTAGCCCTCCTTTAGGATGCTGATGAAACACACACAACATTTTACCAACTTTAAAAGCTTTTCATTCATGTGTTTATTCTGACAAGGGCACTGCTTGAATCTGGCTATTGGCAGTGTCAAAAAAGAATCTTTGGCGCTCCAGTGGCACCATCGGTTAGTGTGCGGTTCTTACACAGAAATTAATCCTAGAAACTCTCAAGCTCAGATCTCCTTTATTAATTGTGCTATGTTCACATTCCATTTTTGAACATTTATAGTGCTCTCAGAATTTGTCTGCAATCATCCTATTACTCAAGAGATAGACCATAGGCTGCACTCCCTGTTCTTGGGAGGGATTGTGTCGCGTACAGTGTTCTCTCTTTCTGCACAATATCTACCATGGTCCCTACACACACATAAAATCCCATAAACGTTCAGTGCTTTGGTTTTGAAACTTCTAAGGAATAAATACTCCAAGGATCATTCACTGAAGGTGATGGTGGAAAAGTGGATGCATGAAACTGGGAGTCTCTCATGCCCAAGAAATTCTAGAACCTCTTTCCCCCACTCACTGCTTGCTAACATTTTGTTGCCGATTAGTGTTcaatacaaaatacaaaaatatctaAAATGTACTAATGAGGGAAACAGGATGCCATGGAGTGTGCTCTTAGAAGTGAGACTTAAAAATAgcacagtcagaaacagaaaagtCAACACTGGATGATGCTCTGTGAACAGTTTTGCCCCAACAGAGGGTTATGACTGTAGTATATCTTTGCTTAGCTTTCAGCTAAAATAACTTGGCATGCTCTGGCTATTTTTCATCAGGAGACTTCCAATGAAGAAGAAGAGAATGAAGAATCTAGTGAAAATGAGGATGAAGAATCAGAGAACAGCACCCTTTCTTTCACCACACCTGCCTATGGAGCGGAGATCACACTTGGGACAGAGAGCATAGGTCTCTCTGCAATCCAGCTTCCTAAGAAGGTGCCTAGATGAAGTCTCCGATGGCCCTGACACTAAACCTATAGTACTGTATATCACCTTCCTTAACTCACTACACAATTTTCCTATCTACACAAAAAGAGAGCTCCTTTCCCAGCTCAGTTATGTTCCCCTGTCACCATAATGACTGTTTATACTATATTCATACTATAACTGAAGACTGAGGACAGTCATCTTAGCAATGAATGAACATCCCTAACAGATGCTGTTCCATTTCAGAGAAAAGCATTCCTGTCAGAGAAGATGAAGAACAAATACATAGGAAGTATCTACCACAGCAACATTTCTCCCAGTCACATATCACAACAGTGATACTAACTGGAatttattaattgatttatttttccaccagggttattgctggggctcagtgccttaaaaaaacattttttttttgccttcagggtaactgctggggttcagtgcctatactatgaatccactgctcctgaaagccatttttcccattttttgcccttattattattgttgttgttgctgctactgctgttgttgtttgatagaacagagagagggagaggaggagaaggcagagagagggagagacagacagacatctgcagacctgcttcaccacttatgaagcccccccccaggtggggaactgggggctcgaaccaggatccttatgccagcccttgggctttgcactatgtgtgtttaacctgctgtgctaccacccagccccctcacaaAACCACTATTaccagtcattattattattattattattttggatagaaggtgaaagacagaaagatatagaataggagaaagagagaggaaagagacacctgtagtacagCTCTGTTGCTTGTGAAACTCCTctctacaggtagggacaggAGTGGGAACCTGGGCCCTGCATAGTAACATGGGTGTTCTTCAAGGTGAGCCGCCACCTGGTACCCTTAAGTCTGAAATTTTTAAGgcttaatttttaaactttattcagtcatttgtttatttgtttgttttattggatatgacagacagaaactgagagagaagggaaggagagagagagagagagggagagagagagagagagagatttctagcattgcttcattgctcatgaagcttcctccgtgCAGGTGCATatcacaggcttgaacctgggtcctgtacatggtaacctgtacttaaccaggtacaccaccacccagatctGAAATATTTAAGCCTTCACAAATTATTTTATAATCCAAAATTACATTGAGATGTTCTTACCAAGGAAGTAGACCTGGTGAGACATACATGAACCCTTAGATCTGGAGTATCTGTAGGGGAAGAGGGgtcacagagagcaggagagagcccAAATGGCCTGTACTGGAAGGAGAGGTCACATTGGTGGTGGATGACATATACTGACACATATGGGCATATATAGAAATTTAATCTTGAGATGACAAGTCTTGTAAGACAACATCTCAATAAGCATTTTTTTTAGAAatctgaatttctctttttattagtgatttaataagattgtaagatataaCAAGGGTATAggtccacacagtttccaccaccaaaattccatgtcccatcccctccattgggaccttccctattctttttttttaactttttaaaaaatattttattttatttatttattcccttttgttgcccttgttgttttattgttgtagttattattgttgtagtcactgttggataggacagagagaaatggagagaggaggggaagacagagaagaggagagaaagacacctgcagacctgcttcaccgcctgtgaagcgactcccctgcaggtggggagccagggttcgaaccgggatccttatgccggtccttgtgctttgcgccacctgcgcttaacccgctgttctacagcccgactcccgggaccttccctattctttatccctctgggagtatggaccaaaattctttttggggtgcagaaggtgggagttctggcctctaatttcttctccactggacatagaaattggcaggttgatccatacccccagcctgtttctatatttctttagtggggtagagctttggagaggtggagttctagAAAACACTGATGAGGTTGTCAGTCAGGAGAGATGAGGATGGTGTCTTGGTGTGTCTGCAAGTTGTCtattgaaagacagtaagatacaaAGAAAATGGTTCATTTTGAACTTATTTATAATGAActattaatgagggagagagaacctgagtatcactctggcaaatgcagttctggggattgaacacatGTTTGCCAGCCCTGTGtttttccactgtgccatctcccaagaCCCAAACAACAATTtaaggggggggggctttttttttttccagtgacatCTAAAACAAGGCTGTCATAAAGCCTTGTGAACATTTTTTATGCTTTCAAATTTTGCCTTGCAGGCTGGAGAGACAGGAAACCAGGGTCCCAAAAAGAAGGAGagtgatgaagaggaggaggaagaggaagaaaatgaggAAGCGGAAGTGGATGAAAACAAGCAAGGTGTGAATGGCACTAGCACCAACAGCACAGAGGTGGACAGTGGCAATGGCAACAGTGGCGGGGACAATggcgaggaggagggagaagaggaaggtgCCACGGTAGCCAACACTCCAGGAACCACAGTGGCTGCAGAGCAGGACAATGGCGGCTTTGAGACCATAGCCTCTCCAGATGGTGGCTTTGAAATTACAACTCCAGCCCAGGATGCCCACAGGACCACCACAGTCTCCTTTGGGGGAACCACCACTGCTGGTTTCGAGGAGTATGAGCAAACTGGCACCAGTGAATATGACAATGCATATGAGGTCTATGAGAGTGAAAATGGGGAGCCTCGTGGAGACACATACCGAGCCTATGAAGACGAGTACAGCTACTACAAAGGGCAAAGCTATGATGGCTATGGAGGTCAAGATTACTTCTACCACCGGTGAAGACCCAACCTGGTGAAGAATCCTGGCGTTACACATGTCTGCCGTTTTCAAACTTCAACTCAGGAAGGTGCAAAGAAACAAATGTGCATATTTCAATGTGGGGTGGTGCTACTGTTCCCAGTTTTCTGTTATCGCTTCTGCAAGTCATGAGCTTTTTGTTGCTTGTCCCTGTGAGGTTATTGCAAACCAGGGCCACCTAACAAGAGGTTGGAAAAGTCACAAGTTTGAGCTTAGTGGATTGTTTTGAGGTTGTACTTCTAGAAATAGTTTGGACCTTTGCACTTAACTGCTAAAACATTCTCATTGTGTAAGAAATGCTTTTAGGAAGAGATTCTTTGACGTTAGTGGCACTGTATGCAATAAATGTGTAATCCCCCAGCCATGCTACCTAAACAACCCTGTATATTAAGGTTCGTGATCATCCTCATATATTTTATGTGACCTATATGTACAGTTCATCTATGAGTGTTATCCTAAATAAAAATGCGGCTTTTTAATGTGAtacagttgagaaagaaaaatgagagattCAGCATAGAAAAGGTACTATCAGAAGGAGGGATGCTCAGTCAAAAGATGAAAGattatttccatttttccccCAGAAAAACTGTAGAGATTTTCTTGTGGATACATCAGCATAAGTGAGTTTGTGGGCAGGGTCTGTCATACACAACAGAGGGATAAATGGCCTTTACGAGAGTTGCCacatttaacaaataaaaacatgagGTGCCTACTTTTCTGCCTTCAGATCTTTAAAATACTAACTGGGTTCCAAACTCCACTTGTGCCCTTGATCTAAGAATAAATATTCCCATGCAAATTGCATTTCattgtattttttcctttctcactcATCTTTCATGACTCCTGGGGTCCAGTCAGACAAAGTTCTATCAATGTGAACAGGtcgaatctcttttttttttttttttggttaaataCAAATTCAACCATTACAAATTCCATCCTGTCTAGCTTAGTCAGGGGTTAAACTTACTGAAGCAAAATTCAGCAAACATTTCTTGTGAATGACCAAAAACAAATATGTGTTAGCATTGTAAGCTACATTAGTCTATTCAGATTTCATTGTAGTGAAGAATAGAACATATAAATGGGCATCATGGTAttctaattaaattttatttgcaaATACACATTCTGGGCCAGTTTGTCTTTAGGCCATAGTTTGGTAAGTTTGAAGGACATAGATTTAGATGATTGTATAATATCACAGTTGTAAAGAACTGGTTAATCTTAAGTGATGGCTTTGAATCACTTAAGATAATAAACTACAAGTaaactctccttttctttttttcttctattttcccaGCTAGAAGCTTGGACtcatattctatttttaaaattcagtacAATTTCTGCTGTTTGATGCAGGAAAGTGTGGGTTGTCTCCTTTCTGGAGTTCCTTTATAAAAATGCTTCTGACAGTTCCTGGACCTAAACCCCTTACAAAATAGGATACTTTCAATAATATTTCAGTAGCTTTTCACGTAGGTAAATTAtcttttgaatttttgtaaacagGTTGAGGTGTGCTTCATTCCTTAGTGTGAGGACAAGCCTTTCCTTGGTTTTAGCTGTTGGACAGTTCCACAGAGTGAAGAGCACTGCATAAACCATGATTTATACTGTGAAGAAATGATTATCATCAAAGCCAGTAGTGGAATGGTTTACTCTATAGGCCCATTTGATTAGGCCTATGGGTGCCCAGAATAAACATTACCACTGGGGGAGGGATGTCTGTGAGGATGTTTCTGATATGATTACCATTGAATCAGGGGACCCAGTAGAGCAGATGTCCACCCCATTGTGGGTGAGCATCATTTTAACCAATGAGTGCTTGAATCAAGCCAAAGATGGCAGGAGGAGGAACTGATAATGGTCCAGCTGTCATCTTCTGTCTACAGACTATAATGTGTAGATTTAAGTCCTCTTGTCCTCAAACTTTCATGTCTTGACTAGATTTTATCAGAACATTTTCTTGGGTCTCCAACTTGTAGGATACGATGTGGGACTTCTTGCTCCATAATCACACATGAGCCCCTTCCTCATAATAAATGCATTAATTTATTCACATGTATCCTattgcatatatacacatatcctAGTGGTTCTGTTCCTCTGAAGAACCCCAGTGAGTCAAAGCATACCAAGCATTTCGAGAGAGATCATCAGTGAATGTTCCATTCATCTCCTGTTATCAGGGACTGACTCAGGAACTCCATGTTTTCCAGAGATGGCTGTGGTGCTATCTTCCATTCCACAAGTAATTCCACAATATGGTGTTGCCACTTCTCCATCAAGGTGTCAGAAAACTGTTTCTACATGCCTCTAAATGTGACTACTTTGACCAGTATAATGCCAATGTCCCCATCACTGTTCTAAGCTGAGCTCACAAAAACTAGCATAGCAACTTCTTTCCTCATTCTTGAAACCCTGGGGTCTGAAACACAATGGATAAGACTCTTGTGAATTAAAAAGAATGTAACAGAATACaagttacatttttttccttaaactAGCTAGTGAGTTTCTCATCTCCTATATTTTATACCTTTGCTACAATGTAAGAAACCTAGCCTATTCTACTGAAGAGAGATTATGTAAAGAAGTACCAAGACCCTATCTTGGACATAAAAATCTATCACATTTTTAGGAGATTCATACACCCAGTCCTGTCTAAACATCTCATTGAGAGATTCCAAGCAAAATTCTTGAAACCCAGAGAAGTCACTCAACAGcatcttggcggggggggggggggggggggatttggtgctattattattttttgtctttgttactcaacttcactgctctgggtcaactttttcagaaacagagggagtgagggaaaggTATCCTAGCAGTGAAGCTCCCCCAGTGAGATGGAGatcagtcttgaacctgggtcttgcatatAGCAAAGCAAACATccttcaagtgagctatcttactggcattaaattaacattttaaaccACCAACTTTTGAGACAATATGAAACATAACAATAGGAACTAGAAAACAGTGAGAAAATCTGGGTTCACAGGAACTATGAAAATCACAAGAGAAGAGCTCAAATAACAATTTTGTGCAAATAACTAAAAAGTGAAAAACTAAAAACTGACAGGAGATACACTCTAACTTAGTGAGATATTTAatagtctctgtccaataaaatgaccaATTAATGCTCTCATTTTTTGTCGACTAGGAAGAAGAGTCTTAGtcctggaaaaaaaacaacaacctctGGAAATGACTGTTTTGAACTTGAGAGCTATTTCTCCCCTTGAGGTCACTCCCCCAGTGTAACTGTGACCTGAAAGAAAGGGAGGGTATCATTATAGTCACATTTTAAATACATCCGCTGAGTTATATTCAAAAGAGTGAGAagacatatttttaatatatagataaAATCAAATTATATTGACACATCTCCCCTTTGCTAGTAATAGccgaatgaataaacaaac
Above is a window of Erinaceus europaeus chromosome 3, mEriEur2.1, whole genome shotgun sequence DNA encoding:
- the IBSP gene encoding bone sialoprotein 2, whose protein sequence is MKTTIILISILGMACAFSMKNLYRRVKLQDSEENGVFKYWPRYSLYKHAYFYPPLKRFPVQSSSDSSEENGDGDSSEEEEGEEEETSNEEEENEESSENEDEESENSTLSFTTPAYGAEITLGTESIGLSAIQLPKKAGETGNQGPKKKESDEEEEEEEENEEAEVDENKQGVNGTSTNSTEVDSGNGNSGGDNGEEEGEEEGATVANTPGTTVAAEQDNGGFETIASPDGGFEITTPAQDAHRTTTVSFGGTTTAGFEEYEQTGTSEYDNAYEVYESENGEPRGDTYRAYEDEYSYYKGQSYDGYGGQDYFYHR